In Acidovorax sp. GBBC 1281, a single window of DNA contains:
- a CDS encoding ABC transporter substrate-binding protein, translating into MKRRVFTTRLGASLALPWIGSAARAAPHVIVGMVAPLTGGNAAEVGKQVVLGVETYFAEAQKSQAFPGLEVRLVVEDDEFKPEKTLAGARKLLAMKPAALISFATSNTQALIEAKLPQDSGVPLFPTRSGSQVIREPVNPYVFHVRAGYSTELTKLVAQMGDAIGMTKFAALYQNDAYGEKGLEALTAALSQRKLALVAKEPYERTSSDIQPALAKLLKADAQVIVMVAGQAAGSAFVKAYRAAGGHAQVVGISDLDPVKLVDAVGAENARGVGMTQVFPALTNQSIPVVREFRQAMQAAQQSASIASLAAFEGFLVAKTIGQGIKAVPRSGSVDGRALAETLSRLPRIDLGGYEVSFLNNRREGSLFTEIAILDSFGRARY; encoded by the coding sequence ATGAAACGCCGTGTATTCACCACCCGCCTGGGCGCCTCGCTGGCCCTTCCCTGGATCGGCTCGGCCGCCCGCGCGGCCCCTCACGTCATCGTCGGCATGGTGGCGCCGCTGACCGGAGGCAATGCCGCCGAAGTGGGCAAGCAGGTGGTGCTGGGGGTGGAAACCTACTTTGCCGAAGCGCAAAAGAGCCAGGCATTTCCCGGCCTGGAGGTACGGCTCGTCGTGGAAGACGATGAATTCAAGCCCGAGAAGACGCTAGCCGGCGCCCGCAAGCTGCTGGCCATGAAGCCCGCCGCGCTGATCTCTTTCGCCACCAGCAACACCCAGGCGCTGATCGAGGCGAAGCTGCCGCAGGACAGCGGCGTGCCGCTGTTTCCCACGCGCTCGGGCTCGCAGGTCATCCGCGAGCCGGTGAACCCCTACGTCTTTCACGTGCGCGCCGGCTACAGCACGGAGCTGACCAAGCTGGTCGCGCAGATGGGCGACGCCATCGGCATGACCAAGTTCGCGGCGCTCTACCAGAACGACGCCTATGGCGAAAAGGGCCTGGAGGCGCTCACGGCGGCCCTGTCGCAGCGCAAGCTGGCACTGGTCGCCAAGGAGCCCTACGAGCGCACCTCGTCGGACATCCAGCCCGCGCTGGCCAAGCTGCTCAAGGCCGATGCGCAGGTGATCGTGATGGTGGCGGGCCAAGCCGCGGGCAGCGCCTTCGTGAAGGCCTACCGCGCAGCCGGCGGGCATGCGCAGGTGGTCGGCATCTCCGACCTCGACCCCGTGAAGCTGGTGGATGCCGTGGGCGCGGAAAACGCCCGCGGCGTGGGCATGACGCAGGTGTTCCCGGCGCTCACCAACCAGTCGATTCCGGTGGTGCGCGAGTTCCGCCAGGCCATGCAGGCGGCGCAGCAGAGCGCCAGCATCGCCTCGCTGGCGGCGTTCGAAGGCTTCCTCGTGGCCAAGACCATCGGCCAGGGAATCAAGGCCGTGCCGCGCAGCGGCAGCGTGGATGGCCGGGCGCTGGCCGAGACGCTGTCGCGCCTGCCGCGCATCGATCTGGGCGGCTACGAGGTGTCGTTCCTGAACAACCGGCGCGAAGGCAGCCTGTTCACGGAAATCGCCATCCTCGACAGCTTCGGGCGCGCGCGCTACTGA